One stretch of Malus domestica chromosome 14, GDT2T_hap1 DNA includes these proteins:
- the LOC103437802 gene encoding WRKY transcription factor 72A-like translates to MEAASGKSNSHGGSEMEEERIVLESSSIADDQEAGYKEDIIVLKMSTTSNIKGSSAEPDHSVASTSSSLKEQDYQLESARAEMGEVREENQRLKKYLDRITEDYQTLQMQFYDIQQKANKSKDIAIPSTIKKYNQDEESELVSLSLGSFSGKPKWNQKNDKNPSTSQGNVENESDGESLSLGLDCKYELAAKSSATTDQVPLANPSPGSSLEEVPKEEAGKTWQPKKVLKTIRSSAIEDEVAQQSPAKKARVSVRARCDTPTMNDGCQWRKYGQKIAKGNPCPRAYYRCTIAPSCPVRKQVQRFAEDISILITTYEGTHNHPLPMSATAMASTTSAAASMVLSGSSSSSSGSLNPSTTAAHDLHGYNFYLSDNSKSRFYTPNSSLSSSLPTITLDLTSNPSSTSNSLSHLNKFSSSSSSSRQLYPSTSHNFGSNSESNTNISWRTPLPPYNISNKNQIAPLSSLGIRQQPLQNSMYQNYMQKNINPNPNPHQGVPHQFRPDSIAAATKAITADPSFQSALAAALTSIIGNNSTVGTTGITGTLGHLKQADGGDSSISLAQKFKWSDHFPVSTTAFSIPSVTDRE, encoded by the exons ATGGAGGCTGCTTCCGGAAAATCTAATAGCCATGGAGGATCAGAAATGGAAGAGGAAAGAATAGTACTTGAATCTAGTAGTATCGCTGATGATCAAGAAGCTGGTTACAAAGAAGACATAATTGTTCTCAAA ATGTCGACCACAAGTAATATAAAGGGGTCCTCGGCGGAACCTGATCATTCAGTGGCATCTACTTCATCAAGCCTAAAGGAACAG GATTATCAGCTTGAATCTGCTAGAGCGGAAATGGGTGAAGTTAGAGAAGAAAACCAAAGGCTGAAGAAGTACTTGGACCGGATAACGGAGGACTACCAGACACTTCAAATGCAGTTCTATGACATTCAACAAAAAGCAAACAAGTCCAAGGACATTGCAATTCCAAGTACTATTAAGAAATATAACCAAGACGAGGAATCCGAGCTTGTGTCACTCAGCCTCGGATCATTTTCTGGAAAACCTAAATGGAAtcaaaagaatgataaaaaccCTAGCACTAGTCAAGGGAATGTAGAAAATGAGTCAGATGGAGAGAGCTTGTCATTGGGGCTAGACTGCAAATATGAATTAGCAGCTAAATCAAGTGCCACAACTGATCAAGTGCCCTTGGCAAATCCAAGCCCTGGAAGCAGCCTTGAAGAAGTGCCCAAGGAAGAAGCTGGTAAGACTTGGCAACCAAAAAAAGTTCTCAAGACAATAAGATCAAGTGCTATAGAAGATGAAGTTGCGCAACAGAGCCCAGCCAAGAAAGCTAGGGTTTCAGTGAGAGCCAGATGTGACACCCCAACG ATGAATGATGGATGCCAATGGAGGAAATATGGGCAAAAGATTGCAAAAGGAaatccatgccctcgtgcttaCTACCGTTGCACCATTGCACCTTCGTGTCCAGTAAGAAAACAG gtACAAAGGTTTGCAGAGGACATATCCATCTTAATCACCACCTATGAAGGAACACACAATCACCCACTTCCGATGTCAGCCACAGCTATGGCTTCCACTACCTCTGCCGCTGCTTCCATGGTATTATCCGGttcatcatcttcaagctcTGGCAGCCTGAACCCATCAACTACCGCTGCGCACGATCTTCATGGTTACAATTTCTACCTTTCTGATAACTCAAAATCCAGATTCTACACACCCAACTCTTCACTCTCATCTTCTCTCCCAACAATCACCTTAGACCTCACTTCAAACCCTTCATCAACATCCAATTCCTTGTCCCATCTCAACAAATTCTCTTCTTCATCAAGTTCTTCCCGTCAACTTTACCCTTCCACCAGCCACAACTTTGGATCAAATTCTGAGTCCAACACCAACATTTCTTGGAGGACCCCCTTACCTCCATATAATATCAGTAACAAGAATCAAATTGCACCACTAAGTAGTCTTGGAATCAGGCAGCAGCCCCTGCAAAACAGCATGTACCAAAACTACATGCAGAAGAATattaaccctaaccctaatcccCATCAAGGAGTTCCGCATCAGTTTCGACCAGACTCTATTGCAGCTGCAACCAAGGCAATCACAGCTGACCCTAGTTTCCAATCCGCCTTAGCCGCCGCCCTTACATCAATCATTGGCAACAACAGTACTGTTGGGACAACTGGCATTACTGGAACCCTAGGTCATCTTAAGCAAGCAGATGGTGGAGACAGTAGTATCAGTTTGGCTCAGAAATTCAAATGGAGTGACCACTTTCCAGTAAGTACTACTGCTTTCTCCATTCCTTCAGTCACAGATAGGGAATAA